One region of Emys orbicularis isolate rEmyOrb1 chromosome 6, rEmyOrb1.hap1, whole genome shotgun sequence genomic DNA includes:
- the LOC135879929 gene encoding general transcription factor IIH subunit 2 isoform X2, protein MRHLYVVVDGSRTMEDQDLKPNRLTCTLKLLEYFVEEYFDQNPISQIGIIVTKSKRAEKLTELSGNPRKHTTALKKAVDLTCHGEPSLYNSLNLAMQTLKHMPGHTSREVLIIFSSLTTCDPSNIYDLIKCLKAVKIRVSVIGLSAEVRVCTVLARETGGTYHVILDESHYKELLMHHISPPPASSSSECSLIRMGFPQHTIASLSDQDAKPSFSMAHLENNSDPGLTLGGYFCPQCRAKYCELPVECKICGLTLVSAPHLARSYHHLFPLDAFQEVTLEEYKGERYCQGCQGEIKDQHVYICKVCQNVFCVECDLFVHDSLHCCPGCIHRHPTPPCV, encoded by the exons ATGCGTCACCTTTATGTGGTGGTAGATGGATCAAGAACTATGGAGGACCAAGATTTAAAACCTAACAGGCTTACGTGTACCTTAAAG TTATTGGAATATTTTGTTGAAGAATACTTTGACCAAAATCCTATTAGTCAG ATTGGTATAATTGTAACTAAGAGTAAAAGAGCTGAAAAGCTGACAGAACTTTCAG GAAACCCAAGAAAGCATACAACTGCTCTGAAGAAAGCTGTAGATCTGACCTGCCATGGAGAACCATCTCTGTATAACTCTTTAAATTTGGCCATGCAGACTTTAAA GCACATGCCAGGACATACAAGCAGAGAGGTTTTGATTATCTTCAGTAGCCTGACAACGTGTGATCCATCTAATATCTATGATCTAATTAAG TGTTTAAAGGCAGTTAAGATCAGAGTATCTGTCATCGGCCTATCTGCTGAAGTTCGAGTTTGTACTGTACTTGCCCGAGAAACGGGTG GAACATACCATGTAATTTTAGATGAAAGCCACTATAAGGAGCTGCTGATGCATCATATTAGCCCTCCACCTGCCAGTTCAAGTTCTGAATGCTCCCTTATTCGAATGG GTTTTCCTCAGCATACCATTGCATCTCTCTCTGATCAGGATGCTAAACCATCATTTAGCATGGC GCACTTGGAAAACAACAGTGATCCAGGTCTCACGTTGGGTGGATATTTCTGTCCCCAGTGTAGGGCCAAATACTGTGAACTCCCTGTGGAATGCAAAATCTGTG GTCTTACATTAGTCTCTGCACCCCATCTAGCTCGGTCTTACCATCACTTGTTTCCTTTGGATGCCTTTCAAGAAGTTACACTGGAAGAATATAAAGGAGAACG CTATTGTCAAGGCTGCCAAGGGGAGATTAAAGATCAACAT GTTTACATTTGTAAAGTCTGCCAGAATGTATTTTGTGTGGAATGTGACTTATTTGTTCATGATTCTCTGCACTGCTGTCCTGGCTGCATTCACAGGCATCCTACTCCTCCATGCGTATGA
- the LOC135879929 gene encoding general transcription factor IIH subunit 2 isoform X1, whose translation MDDEPERTKRWEGGYERTWEVLKEDESGSLKATIEDILFKAKRKRIFEHHGQVRLGMMRHLYVVVDGSRTMEDQDLKPNRLTCTLKLLEYFVEEYFDQNPISQIGIIVTKSKRAEKLTELSGNPRKHTTALKKAVDLTCHGEPSLYNSLNLAMQTLKHMPGHTSREVLIIFSSLTTCDPSNIYDLIKCLKAVKIRVSVIGLSAEVRVCTVLARETGGTYHVILDESHYKELLMHHISPPPASSSSECSLIRMGFPQHTIASLSDQDAKPSFSMAHLENNSDPGLTLGGYFCPQCRAKYCELPVECKICGLTLVSAPHLARSYHHLFPLDAFQEVTLEEYKGERYCQGCQGEIKDQHVYICKVCQNVFCVECDLFVHDSLHCCPGCIHRHPTPPCV comes from the exons GGAGGTTCTCAAAGAAGATGAATCTGGGTCACTGAAAGCAACTATAGAGGATATTCTTTTTAAGGCTAAGAGAAAAAG AATCTTTGAACACCATGGGCAAGTTAGACTTGGAATG ATGCGTCACCTTTATGTGGTGGTAGATGGATCAAGAACTATGGAGGACCAAGATTTAAAACCTAACAGGCTTACGTGTACCTTAAAG TTATTGGAATATTTTGTTGAAGAATACTTTGACCAAAATCCTATTAGTCAG ATTGGTATAATTGTAACTAAGAGTAAAAGAGCTGAAAAGCTGACAGAACTTTCAG GAAACCCAAGAAAGCATACAACTGCTCTGAAGAAAGCTGTAGATCTGACCTGCCATGGAGAACCATCTCTGTATAACTCTTTAAATTTGGCCATGCAGACTTTAAA GCACATGCCAGGACATACAAGCAGAGAGGTTTTGATTATCTTCAGTAGCCTGACAACGTGTGATCCATCTAATATCTATGATCTAATTAAG TGTTTAAAGGCAGTTAAGATCAGAGTATCTGTCATCGGCCTATCTGCTGAAGTTCGAGTTTGTACTGTACTTGCCCGAGAAACGGGTG GAACATACCATGTAATTTTAGATGAAAGCCACTATAAGGAGCTGCTGATGCATCATATTAGCCCTCCACCTGCCAGTTCAAGTTCTGAATGCTCCCTTATTCGAATGG GTTTTCCTCAGCATACCATTGCATCTCTCTCTGATCAGGATGCTAAACCATCATTTAGCATGGC GCACTTGGAAAACAACAGTGATCCAGGTCTCACGTTGGGTGGATATTTCTGTCCCCAGTGTAGGGCCAAATACTGTGAACTCCCTGTGGAATGCAAAATCTGTG GTCTTACATTAGTCTCTGCACCCCATCTAGCTCGGTCTTACCATCACTTGTTTCCTTTGGATGCCTTTCAAGAAGTTACACTGGAAGAATATAAAGGAGAACG CTATTGTCAAGGCTGCCAAGGGGAGATTAAAGATCAACAT GTTTACATTTGTAAAGTCTGCCAGAATGTATTTTGTGTGGAATGTGACTTATTTGTTCATGATTCTCTGCACTGCTGTCCTGGCTGCATTCACAGGCATCCTACTCCTCCATGCGTATGA
- the LOC135879929 gene encoding general transcription factor IIH subunit 2 isoform X3, producing the protein MDDEPERTKRWEGGYERTWEVLKEDESGSLKATIEDILFKAKRKRIFEHHGQVRLGMMRHLYVVVDGSRTMEDQDLKPNRLTCTLKLLEYFVEEYFDQNPISQIGIIVTKSKRAEKLTELSGNPRKHTTALKKAVDLTCHGEPSLYNSLNLAMQTLKHMPGHTSREVLIIFSSLTTCDPSNIYDLIKCLKAVKIRVSVIGLSAEVRVCTVLARETGGTYHVILDESHYKELLMHHISPPPASSSSECSLIRMGFPQHTIASLSDQDAKPSFSMASYISLCTPSSSVLPSLVSFGCLSRSYTGRI; encoded by the exons GGAGGTTCTCAAAGAAGATGAATCTGGGTCACTGAAAGCAACTATAGAGGATATTCTTTTTAAGGCTAAGAGAAAAAG AATCTTTGAACACCATGGGCAAGTTAGACTTGGAATG ATGCGTCACCTTTATGTGGTGGTAGATGGATCAAGAACTATGGAGGACCAAGATTTAAAACCTAACAGGCTTACGTGTACCTTAAAG TTATTGGAATATTTTGTTGAAGAATACTTTGACCAAAATCCTATTAGTCAG ATTGGTATAATTGTAACTAAGAGTAAAAGAGCTGAAAAGCTGACAGAACTTTCAG GAAACCCAAGAAAGCATACAACTGCTCTGAAGAAAGCTGTAGATCTGACCTGCCATGGAGAACCATCTCTGTATAACTCTTTAAATTTGGCCATGCAGACTTTAAA GCACATGCCAGGACATACAAGCAGAGAGGTTTTGATTATCTTCAGTAGCCTGACAACGTGTGATCCATCTAATATCTATGATCTAATTAAG TGTTTAAAGGCAGTTAAGATCAGAGTATCTGTCATCGGCCTATCTGCTGAAGTTCGAGTTTGTACTGTACTTGCCCGAGAAACGGGTG GAACATACCATGTAATTTTAGATGAAAGCCACTATAAGGAGCTGCTGATGCATCATATTAGCCCTCCACCTGCCAGTTCAAGTTCTGAATGCTCCCTTATTCGAATGG GTTTTCCTCAGCATACCATTGCATCTCTCTCTGATCAGGATGCTAAACCATCATTTAGCATGGC GTCTTACATTAGTCTCTGCACCCCATCTAGCTCGGTCTTACCATCACTTGTTTCCTTTGGATGCCTTTCAAGAAGTTACACTGGAAGAATATAA